The following nucleotide sequence is from Nitrospirae bacterium CG2_30_53_67.
GGACTTTGAATGGACCGAAGAGCAGCGCATGATCCGGGAGATGGTGAGAAAGTTCACGGATCAGGAGGTGAGGCCTCTCGCGGCTGAGATCGACAGGAAAGAGGAGATTCCGGCTCAGCTTCTTAAAAAAGGGGTGGAAAACGGCCTGATGGGGATCGCGATCCCGGAGGCTTATGGAGGGAGCGGATTCGGCGAGGTGGGTTATTGCATCATGATGGAGGAACTCTCCCATGGGTGCGCGAGCTTCGCCATCACCATCGCCGCACACCAGAGCATCGGGTGCATGCCGATCCTGCTGGATGGGACCGAGGAGCAGAAGCAGAAATTTCTGGTTCCGATGGCCAGAGGGGAGAAGCTCGGGGCATTCGCCCTGACCGAACCCGGCGCCGGTTCCGATGCGGGAAGCATCCGCACCACCGCCGTGGAGGATGGAGACGACTTTGTCATCAACGGGAGCAAAATCTGGATCACCAACGGGGGGATCGCCGACATCATGATCCTGTACGCTGCTACCGATCCTGGGAAAGGCGGAAGGGGAGGGATCACCGCATTCATTGTCCCCACCGACACCCCCGGTTTCACCGTGGGGACCCTGGAAAAAAAGATGGGGATTCGGGGCTCCAATACGGCGGAACTGATTTTTGAAAACATGCGGATACCCCGTTCCCATGTGCTGGGAAAGTCAGGGGATGGGTTTAAAAACGCCATGGCGACCCTGGGCTATGGGAGGCTGGGGCTGGGCGCCGCGGCCGTAGGGGCCGGGAAGGAGATGCTCAATCTTTCGGTGCGGCATGCGCAGGAACGCCGGCAGTTCGGCAAACCCATCGCGGATCAGCAGATCATTCAGTTCTATCTCGCCGAGATGGCGGCGAAGATCTACGCCATGGAGAGCATGGTTTATCGCACGGCGTCCATGGCCGACCGGGGGGAGAAATTCAGCCGGGAGTCTGCAACGGTCAAATTTCTCTGCACCGAATGGCAGGACTGGATCGTGGACCGCGCCATGCAGATCCACGGGGGCATGGGATACATGACCCACATGCCCATTGAACGTTTTTACCGGGATTCCCGGATCAACCGGATCTTTGAGGGGACCAACGAGATCCAGCATCTGGTGATTGCAAGGGACGTGCTTAAGAAAGGGAGGTACTGATCACGGCAAAGTAAAAAATTCATCTGCGGCTATTAAAAGCGGATCATCTCCAAAAGAGTGGGTGGAAACATAAGGGTTCAAGGGGTCAAGGATTCCAGGGGTCAAGTGAAGTGCTAAAAACATAAGGGGTCGAGGGTCCTAGGGTTCAAGGGTTCCAGTGTTTTTCTCTGGAGATTTTGCTTGCGTTTCAGTATTTCACCCCGTTAGAGAGCTCGTCTCTCTAACGGGGTTCACTTGAACCCTTGACCCCTTGATTCCTAGAACCCTATAGCTCTTCAACCCTCGAATCCTTCTTATCCACTAATTTGGAGAAGACCCTTAAAGCTGAAAGCCGACGGCCTAATTCGAGAGGAGGATCATGAAGATCATTGTCTGCGTCAAACAGGTGCCGGATACGGCGGCCCGGATCAGGATCGCGTCCAGCGGAAGAGAGATCGACACGGCGGATCTGACCTATGTGGTCAATCCCTATGACGAATATGCCGTGGAAGAGGCCCTGCGAATCAAGGAGAAGGCCGGAGGGGAGGTCATTGTGATCTCAATGGGTCCGGACCGAGCGGCTGAGGCCGTCCGTACCGCACTCGCCATGGGGGCGGACCGGGGGATCCATCTCAAGGACGTCGCCTTCGAGGGATCCGATCCATACACAACGGCCAAACTCCTTGCCAAGGTCATCTCAGGCATGGAATATGATCTCATCCTCTGCGGCAAGCAGGCCGTGGATGATGATGCCTCATTCGTGGGGCCGGCCCTGGCGGAATTTCTGGGAATCCCGCAGGCCACGGTGATTACAAAACTCGATCTCTCCGAAGACCGGAAGAGCATCACCGTGGAACGGGAGGTGGAAGGGGGCAAAGAGGCGCTCGAGCTTCCCCTTCCTGCCCTGGTTACCGCGCAGAAGGGATTGAATGAACCGCGTTATGCATCACTCCCGGGAATCATGAAGGCCAAGAAGAAGGAGATCAAGGTGATGGATGCCGCGTCCGCCGGGATTTCTCCGGATGAGGTTGGAGAGAAGGGGGCAAAACAGAAACTTCTTTCTCTTTCACTGCCCGCCGAACGGAAAGGCGGCAAGGTCATTCCGGGTGAGCCTAAAGATGCGGTCAAGGAACTGGTCAGGCTTCTCAAGGAAGAGGCCAAGGCGCTGTAAAGAACAGTAGATAGCAGACAGTAGATAGGGGACAGGGGGAAACCAACAGAAGGAAACAGGGATACAGGATAGAAGGAGAGGAGATATGGGAAAAAATGAAGGCACGACCGGGGTCAGGGAGACGGAAGAGAACCAGGATCACTCTTTCTGGAAACGTTACGGGCCGGATATCCTGCTCGGCATCCTGATCATCTACGTGATCCTCCTCGGAATCGGGACCTATGCAGAACTGACTCATAATGAAAGCATTCTGAACTGGTGGATTTTCAAGTAGGGAGGACATCATGAGCGGGGTCATGGTCATCGGCGAAATCAAGGACGGGAAGGTCAAGAAAGTCTCGTTTGAGGCCGTCTCAGCCGGCCGGCGCCTCGGCGATCAGACAGGCCAAGAACTCTCCGTGGTCCTGGCCGGGAGCGGACTCGATGCGGTTGCTTCCGAGTTCGGAAAATACGGGGCGGACCGGGTCATCCTCCTGGAGGATCCAAGGCTCACGCCGTATTCCACGGATGGGTATGTTTCAGCCCTGTCAGGTCTCATCCAGGAGAGAAAGCCTGCCATCCTCCTGATGGGAAATTCGATTCTGGCCAGGGACCTCGCCCCCCGTCTCGCCGCCCGCCTGGGGACCGGGCTCTTGGCCGACTGTACGGAGATCGGCTTGGAAAATGAAACCCTCACGGCTCTCCGGCCCGTCTACGGCGCCAAGGCTGTTGCAAAGGTGCAGGCCGGAGGCGAGTCACCGCAGTTTGCAACGATCCGGCCCAATGTCGTTTCCCTCATTGAATTGAATCCGCCGAGAAGCGCCGTAGCGCAAAAAGTGGTCCCGCAGGTCGGCGGCATCAGAACGAAAGTGAAGGAAGTGATTCATGAAAAGCAGGGGAAGGTTGATCTGACCGAGGCCGAAGTGATTGTCTCCGGAGGGCGGGGGATGAAGAATGCCGAAAACTTCAAGATCCTCGAAACGCTCGCCGGGGTTTTGGGCGGCGCCGTGGGGGCATCCAGGGTGGCCGTGGATTCGGGCTGGCGGCCCCATAGCGATCAGGTCGGTCAGACCGGAAAGGTCGTCAACCCCAAGCTCTATATCGCCTGCGGGATATCGGGGGCCGTGCAGCATCTGGCCGGCATGGGGACA
It contains:
- a CDS encoding electron transfer flavoprotein subunit alpha produces the protein MSGVMVIGEIKDGKVKKVSFEAVSAGRRLGDQTGQELSVVLAGSGLDAVASEFGKYGADRVILLEDPRLTPYSTDGYVSALSGLIQERKPAILLMGNSILARDLAPRLAARLGTGLLADCTEIGLENETLTALRPVYGAKAVAKVQAGGESPQFATIRPNVVSLIELNPPRSAVAQKVVPQVGGIRTKVKEVIHEKQGKVDLTEAEVIVSGGRGMKNAENFKILETLAGVLGGAVGASRVAVDSGWRPHSDQVGQTGKVVNPKLYIACGISGAVQHLAGMGTSRTIVAVNSDPGAPIFQKADYGIVGDLFTIVPLLTEELKKVLGHE
- a CDS encoding acyl-CoA dehydrogenase; protein product: MDFEWTEEQRMIREMVRKFTDQEVRPLAAEIDRKEEIPAQLLKKGVENGLMGIAIPEAYGGSGFGEVGYCIMMEELSHGCASFAITIAAHQSIGCMPILLDGTEEQKQKFLVPMARGEKLGAFALTEPGAGSDAGSIRTTAVEDGDDFVINGSKIWITNGGIADIMILYAATDPGKGGRGGITAFIVPTDTPGFTVGTLEKKMGIRGSNTAELIFENMRIPRSHVLGKSGDGFKNAMATLGYGRLGLGAAAVGAGKEMLNLSVRHAQERRQFGKPIADQQIIQFYLAEMAAKIYAMESMVYRTASMADRGEKFSRESATVKFLCTEWQDWIVDRAMQIHGGMGYMTHMPIERFYRDSRINRIFEGTNEIQHLVIARDVLKKGRY
- a CDS encoding electron transfer flavoprotein subunit beta, whose protein sequence is MKIIVCVKQVPDTAARIRIASSGREIDTADLTYVVNPYDEYAVEEALRIKEKAGGEVIVISMGPDRAAEAVRTALAMGADRGIHLKDVAFEGSDPYTTAKLLAKVISGMEYDLILCGKQAVDDDASFVGPALAEFLGIPQATVITKLDLSEDRKSITVEREVEGGKEALELPLPALVTAQKGLNEPRYASLPGIMKAKKKEIKVMDAASAGISPDEVGEKGAKQKLLSLSLPAERKGGKVIPGEPKDAVKELVRLLKEEAKAL